tgaTATTGCTGCTACTGTGTCTGACCACATGATCTATTCAGACCGTCTCACAATCGCTCAGGTAGGTCAAATCATTCAATCAACAGAGCCAGGCTGAGAAAGCAAGCCTGCTGCTCCTTCAGCGAGAAAAAACAAATCAGGTGCCCCACTTTGCAGAAAACCCAAGTTCAGAGTCACTCAGAGGAAGTCTGCTCCAAGCTGCTGAACCCTTGAGCATTTGTGgcagcagaaaagaaaagtaaggCAAAAGCTGAAACAGCCTGCACATATACTACAGAGAAGAAATACAGGAAGGATCCAAAAAAGCATGTTCTAGGTATCTTCAGTTAATGGAAATAAGCATCCCCTTACAACACTCACTGAACTTCTCACAGCCTTCTTCCTTCCTACTGCCTTGTTTTCTTCCCCACGGCAGCCCTTACAAGCACAGATGCAGATAAGAAGACAGCAATcaccactcccccctcccccaccacacacacacacagaatgcatggctgaaaaaagaaatggtgacaattttccctgttttacaaaacacacaccccacccctaAAAGAAAACTCGGAGCAATCTGTCGTCCCCAAACAAATCACTCATGTGCTTTCCTCTTCTGATGAGCAACTTCCCTTGCTCCTACAACTGGGGGGAAGCGACTCTATCCTCCTCTGCCCAATCCTGATAGCATCCAAGGCATCACCATCAATGCAAACTCTGCCCTTCTCCATACCACCAGCACAAACTTACCCCAGTGTGGTCATGGTGACAATGGTGTACCAAAAAGAGGCGGGGATGCTCGTGAACTTGCTGGCAGAGGAGCCCTTCTCAGCATAAAACATCACAGTGGCAAAGATGATGATGGCCATggtgagggagaagaggagaaagcCGAGCTCGGAGGCACAGCTCTTCAGGGTGTAGCCCAGGATCCGCAAGCCCTGCGAGTGGCGGGAGAACTTGAAGATCCTGAAGACGCGGAAGACCCGGAGCGTGACAAAGGCGCCGGACACGTCCTCATTGTTGGTCATGACCAGGCCGATGTAATAGGGCATGATGGCCACAACGTCGATGATGCTCATCACGCTGCGGATGAAGCGGTAGCGGCTGGGCGCCGCGAAGAGCCGGAGGAGGTACTCCACCGTGAAGATCATGACGCAGGCGGTGTCCAAGCAAAAGAAGGCCACGGAGTAGCGCTCGCCGCAAGGCAGCTCCTTGCTCCCGGGCACCGTGCCGCAGGGCACCGTCTCCACCACGTTGGTGATGACCGAGACGGCGATGAAGAAGCCAGTCACGTAGTAGAAGACCAAGGCCAGCGTGCTGGTGTGCGGGTTCTCGAAGGCCCGCCACATGGTCTGCCGGAAGCTGAGCGAGGGCATGGACTCCTGGTTGTTCTCCGAGTCGTTGTCGTCCATGAGCCGCTCAGCGTTCTCCCTCTTGCGGTCCTTGTACTCCTCGTAACAGCAGTCTCCAATGATCTCGGGCAGGATGCCGTAGAAAGCCAGCTCATCGTCGTAGGCGGAGATGCACTCATAGCGCGGGTAGTGCAGCTTGCCCGTGCGGTAGAAGTTGAGGACGCAGCGGAACACTTCTGGGTCCCGGTCGAAAAAGTACTCCTTAGTGTCCTCGTTGAAGAAGAACTCCTTCTCCGTGCTGCCCAGCAGCGTGTCCGGGTAGCGCTCCAGCGTGGTCCGCCAGGTCTGGAACCTCCGCCCGCTCACATTGAGGACGATCAGTTCATCCTGCCGCTTGTTCTTGTCGGCCGGGGCCAGGGGCATGGGGCAGTTGGCCACCGGCATCCATCCGATGGCCGCAGCCCGTGCGAAAGGCAGCCAGGCTGCAACTCCGGCCGCCATGGTGACTCCAGCTCTCGGGCGGCCACTGCGCAGCCACTCTGCACACCAGCTTGGAGTTAGTTCAGCGACCCCTGGAGACAGGAGGAGAGAGTGGAGAACCGGTGAGTCCAAGGTGGATGCCCAGGTGGGAAATGGGACACAGGGATGGGTCATTGGTAAGTGAAAAGTCTCCAAGGCAAATTAGTGGAACTGAAGTCACCAAAGAGAGGGGACTTGATTGTTTTCCCTTCCCTGGCGGGGAGAGCCCCAAGCACCAGGGCAATGCAGCCGGTGGGATCACCAGATGTTGCTGACTGCCTGACAAATTGTCAGGTTCCAAGAGGGCTCAGGAGCATTTGGAGGGAAAGCCTCTTTAGCAGAAAGATCTGGGAAGACGTGGGTAATAATCAGCTCTGAAAGGTTACGGCGTTATTTACGAATATAAATTGGGAGAGGGTAAATGAGTTCTCATTAAACGAATTTAAAAGTGGGATAAAcagctaatttttatttctctcttcaccCGCTAGGGTAATCAGGAATGGGGTGTGGATGAGGGAAATCAGGTAAACACATCCTTTCTACTCCTCACTGGTGGGAAGGCTAGAGTTGACCAGGTCTGTAAAATTCTCTGAGATGGCGCGTGACCACAGTAAACCCAGGGCTTGGTGAAGCTCTGTCCCCATGTCCCATGGAGAAGGCGGACCCTGGTGGAATGCTACTCTCTGGGACACCTGGCAACCTCACATCCGCTCACACCCGCAGAGCCATGACAGAAAGATACAGGAGAGGCTGTGAGGCTAAGGTTCCTCCCCTACCTTGTAAAGGACTCTTGATTCTTGGTTCACCTGTCTTCCATGCAttgtccctctccctcccagaGGAGGCTGATCCACACTTCTCACCATCTCCAGATTCCTCGCCTCCCATCTCCATCTGCCCACCATCCATAACTCCCTCGGGTTATGTAACAATACTCTTTCCCACGCCAGCCTCTTTCACCTGGCCTCACTCCACCCTCAGAGATTCCTCCAGAGTTGGGCTACCTTGGCACCCTTCACCCACAGCTCTCTCAACCACGCTGTGCGCGCACTTTCCATCACCTGCATCGATGGAAGGAACAATGGCCTGGAGAATTATATTTGGTTTTGGGAAACAGATTTACCTTCCCAAATCTGGCTTTTTAAAGACGATAGTGAAATGACTCTGCAGTCCCCAAATGTACACCATCTGTGGGGAGACAGGTGGTGACACAGAAACACACGTAACAGCAACGGGAAATTGTTTGGGGTTGACACACTCATTTTCACAAAGCCTAAACTGATCATGCAGAACCAATCCTGACTCAGAGTTATTTGGACTCTCTGGAATTCCATTGGTTTAAATAAATGAGCCAGAGGTGAATCTTGCTGTGGGATTGGATCGTCACCTTCCCTTGTAAACTTGCTTCCTTCACCTGATCCCCCAACTCTTTTGAAGTCTTCCAGATCTTGGCCTCCTCTCACTCCTGGGCCACAGTGGGCTTTCCCATCTGGATGCCTCTGAAACTGGACAGGTTTAAGCCGAGTCTACCTCCTTGCAAAGAGCTGCTCTCTACTGTTTGCTCATGGCATCCCTAACCCCGGGCCTGTTGCCTTGGCCGTCATTCTCAGTGCAACCCAGAGAGTTGCTGAATAGTGAGACAGTAGCTCTACTGCCCTCATTAAGGCCCCACTTCCCCCAGGCGGCCTCTCTACTGGCCTGTTTGTCTCtcatctcccccaccccaacccctgttTCTCCTCTTCCCAATAAATCCATTCTGCTCAGAGTAATCTCCCTAAAACAAGATTTTCCCACAGTCTACAAAATCAAGTGCAAACTCTGTGGCCCAGTATTCTGGCATTTCTACAAACGGATCCTGGCTTATTCCGGACCGGTGTCCCATGCGCCCAGCCTAGACCACAGACCGGCTCACACGCTTGGGGTGGGGGTCTGTCTGCGGGCACTCTGCATTCTGTTGGGGATACTCCTCCCCTTCACCCAGCCCTCCTCTCAGAATCCCCTCTACTCCTCGTCCTCTCTGCGATGCACCCCCCTCCCCACGCTGAAATTCTCTCCTCTTTTGAGCTCTCAGCGCTTTGTTGGCCCCTCTTCTCTAGTGACAGGACACTTTCCATGTGTCTTATTAATAATCTCGGCCCACAGtaattgagcacttactctatgccaggcactgcactgaTTGTCTCCTGGGGATCATCTCATGTCATCCTCACGGCAACCCTAGGAAGAAGTCTGAAATTCAACAACCTGCCAGCCGGCAAGGGCCAGAACAGGAATCCCCCCAACCCTAGGTGGTCTGACCCTCACACCACCTGCCCTGAGGCACCGTGCTCCACTGCTTCTCACGGGCTTCCTGCAAGAAGAGTAGTAGCTGATGTTGCTGATGAGAGACAAGCAGGCTCAGTACCACATTCTTACGTGGACCACCTCAATCGACCCCACCTGCAAACCTAGGGCACagactgccccacccccaccttgcaGATGAGGAAGATGAAGCCTGAGGCAGTATAACTGGCTAAAGGATGTCATAAGTAGGCAGAGAGATTTAAATCCAGGCAGTCTCAATGTGGAGTTCAAGAGTACAGCCAGGTCTCTTCCCTGCTTTCCCCATCCCACCCTAAGCTCCTTAAGAATAAAGGCCATGAtgccttaatttttatataataactCAGGAGGCAGCACAGGGCACTGCATCAGTAGGTGCACAACCTCCTGATGGTAGGCGGGAACCCGGATTTTACAGATGTCCTTTGCAGTCCCTTGATTTTACACCACGCCTTGCCTTCCAGGGGTTTTCAAGGGTAGGCTTtttctctccacacactcagtaAACACAGAAGACAGATCTGAATCAAAAGAACCCAGTTTAAGTGCTTCTGACTCACTGCGGTTCTCTGGTGAGTTTTCCCAAGGAGCcaatctctgcctcagtttcccatccaTATGCTAAGGAGTATATTCTGAGGCTCCTCTGCCGTAAAGGGAGGTTGATTCAGGTGCCGCAGGGGACATCAGGAATGACGATGACATTCCTTGTAAATGTCAGCactcaaagaacagaaaaacagtGCGGGCTGATGAGCTCTTGATTACGGGAACCAAGGAAAGAACTGGGGAGTCTTTCATCCATGGCAGCATGCTGCTGACAGATTTGGGAACACATCCCGTGCATTTTATACTTCTCTTCAAGAAATTTCCCCTTATAATTCCCTATATTTCCTTTAGGTTACTAGGAGAATTTGTAGTCCCTTAGCACACACATAGCTAGGTTTTCTAAAGAGCAAGGGAAGTTTGGGGGGCACAAGCCCACAATTTAAACATTGGTCACAAGATAATTCCAATTCAGATTTAGTTAACGTTTATTGAGCACTGGCCATGCAGTGGGCACTGTTTTAAGGACTTTTATAGCAACAATTAATTCCATCAAAGTCCTATGACATGGACATTTATGCCGACAAGGTTCAAGAAGGGAGCTGAGACTCCTTCAAAGCGACTATGTTCCATGTATAAAGGAGTTGATGATTTTCCAATAGGCCACTGATCAGCTCACTGCCAAATGCCTCTCCTGACCTAGGTGTAGCAAGATACTGGTATTTCCATAGAAGAGAGCAAGATGCAGAGCCTCCGCTCGCCCCGTCCCCAGGCAGCAGAAAGCATAGGGTCCGGAGGCCCTGCCCTTCtaattccatttctttcctgAACTTGTGAAAGCAAGCTCCTATTCCCCCCTGGGCCTCATAAGAGAGCCCTGGACAAGAAAGTGACAAGGAGGCTTTTAGCTCAAATAAGCTTTGATTCTGCTGGATCCAGGACATCAAGTCTGTAGCTCAGGTCTCACTGAAACCTCTTCATGACAGTCGCCCATGCAAAGCAGGAAGTAGAGCATCTGGGTTTGTTGCTGTGGGGATGGAGTTTGTCTGAGCCTCGTTTTAGCAAAGGCAGTTCTGGGAATTCCTGATGAGGTTGGTGCCCACAAAAGGGCACACAACATGCATCACTCCGAATTCAAGGCAGCCCAAGGCCAGATTCATCCACTGAACCCCTGGCCACCCCCCTGGAGGGTAAAGGGGGCCAGGCTCCAGATTCTGGGCCCTGGACCTCTGACTCTTAACATTCCTGCTTTATCCCAGAATGGAGCTCAGAGAGGCAGGACCTTGAGGGGGTTCCAGTTGCAAAGAGTAAGAGACCACAGAGCCAGGAGGTACCCTGTAGTACCCTGCTTGGGCCACATATACAGCTGTGCACCCCGAGAGGATGGTGCCCTTCCAATTGCATTCTCCCAGTGCTGTTCCACCCTGACTCCAGAGCTTCAGTGCCCGGTAACTTCCCCTACCAAGCTGAGCCCCATCACCTTACAGTCTCCACCCCACGCCAGTCTCCTCTTCTCCGAGGGCAATGGTATTTTACAAACTGCTTTCAGATGAATATTTGAGAGCTGGGGAAGGAAGAGTAACCTCTTTCCCATCTATCACAAAAGGCTCTGGTTCCAAGGCCAAACCTTCACCCTATGCATTAATCCAGGACAATCTTCCCTGAGAAGGCCAGGCAAGGGCCAGGCTGTCTCCAGAGCTTCAAGCCCTGTTCCCCTGGTAAAAGGTAACAGAAAAAGAGCAATTACCCCACTGCTACTTTCtctgtcttgtgtgtgtgtgtgtgtttatgtgtgtctgagtatggaagaggaagaaaagtgtCCCACGAGATACTATGCCTAAGGCCACACCAGCCATTGGGTCCACACAAGCCTGCAGGCATGACGCAGCTCAAGCAGGGCTTCTCCAAGGCTCTCACCGCAGCACTCACCCCCTGACGGGCACCAACACCTCCTGGAGCCGACCTGGGTCTGAATTCCTGCAACAGGCAAAACAGTGCGGCCCCATTTCCAGCCAATGGCACTGCACAGGCCTCAAATGCCAAGGTTTTACTAGGACGTGGACGCCTTACAAATGAAAAGTCTGaagctatttttgtttttggcagAAGAGTTTGACAGTGGGAaagatggaggtggggggaggatggggaagagacATTTAAAACAGGTGAGTGCTGAAATgacacaggcaaaaaaaaaaaaaaaaaatcctggaaaaGGGAAACACAGTTCCCCTGCTGTAAAAAAGGCATCCCTGTTAAGCAGCTTCTATGGGGGAGGACGAGCGCCAAAAGTGGGCAAAGTGACCAGACAGCCTGTTCTAGGGACTGACACCTAACCTCAGCACAGGCATAAGGCAACGAAAACATCATGTCACCAAGGTCTGCCCTTCAGTGACCTCGGCAGAGAGCTGGGTGTGGAGAATCTCTGGAAACTCACTTTCCACAATTTTACATTACATGGCTCAGCCCAGAATGGGTCCAGTCTGGAGGAGGGTAGAGTCCTGACAACCCAGGGGGCTTTCTCCTGTGCCTGCAAGGTTTGGGTAGACAGGCATGAAACTGACAGGGTGCCAAGCTGGAGATACTTGAGGCACAGGcctgggacacacacagagatCCTCTTCTCCCACAGTGCCACTGCTAGGCTGGCCACAGCACTtttctgaactctttttttttttccccttcagcctCTTCAACAGCAAAAGGGAACAAGCTACTAATCCTTCTTCCTCTGGGGGTCCCTTGTGTACTTGCGTTTTGTTGCGTTCAAATAGagacaaggaaaaataaatacatccatTTCTGCCAACATTTCCACATGGGGAAAGGTACACATGCTTTGCATTGAATTCATGCACGCCCAGGCCCCCTTTCTACAGACATTAAATATCCAGGTTCCCTTGAAGTAATGGTAAATAAGGCGTAAATTTAACCATCACTGTACGTTCATGCAAAATGCCATCATGCATCACATAGCAACCAGGTCTAAAAAAGATCGTATTGTACCTAAGATCGCGAGAAAGTTCAGATACCCTCTCCTAAGAAATACAACGGAGCCTTATCTTTGCTATAAGATTCCAGGTCCGGAACCTCAGCCTGTTGCTGACATATCACGGCTGCCCAGGATAAAAGCAGAACATCTTGGACTCGATTCAAATGTCAACACTAAGCAAGTGCAGGAATTCAGTTGATTCCAGGTAACTTCTCTGCCCAGTCCCTTCCGCGCTTCATCCCCAGTGTAAACATCTCGAAAAGTGAGTCTTTCGAACGCCCTTTCCAGGGCCGCGTTGGCTCCCAGTGTCACTCGAAGACCCTTCCCAGAGCTCGCAGGGTGGAAGCGGCGTCGGGCAGGACCAGAGGTGCGGGCCCCCAGCCTCTGGTAGGCACACCGCCGGCTCGCCCGGCTGGAGAACTTTGTGAAGCGCCCCAAACTGCTCCCTGCTTTCACCCTcagccatttctctctctctccccttacAAAGAGCGGGGAACCGAGCAAGCCGTCGCCACCTGCCGCCGGATCCCGGGGCGCTGCCTCCGGCACCCCCGAAGGAAGTCAGGCcaatggaagcagggcagaggttcacacccccacccccaaacctcacAGCACCTCGCTGCCCGGAGGTGGCTCCGCAGCCCGCGGGAACCGACGCCCCCGGGCCGGCTGCCTGCTCTCCCGCAGCGCCGGCCCCACCCCCAATCCTTCCGGCGCCCCAGCGCCCACCCACCCGGGCGCGGGAGTGGGAGGGTGCCGCGTGGGCAGCCGGAGCAACAGGCGTGGGAGCAGCGCTCCTCGCACTTCCTGGCTCCAGAAGGCTCGGTCGCGTCCGTCTTACCTTCAGCGAAGCAAGCCCCGGGGCCCCGCACCCCGCGCCCCGCGCGCGCGAGGAAGCTGCGGCCGGGAGCCGGGGGCCGCGGAGGCGCCGAGCACCCAGCAGCGCGGGGAAGCGCCCAGCCGCCGCCGCTCGCGCGGCTCCTTCTCGCCGGCGAAGTCTAGCTCGCTCCTTCCCTCGCTCGGTCCGTTTGTGCGTCCGTCTGTCCGTGGGGCCCTCTCTTccccgtcgccgccgccgccgccgccgcccctccAGCCCCGGCTCGGCAGCGCGTCCCCTCCCCGCCTCACCGCTCGGCTCGCGGGCTCGCGGGCTCGCGGGCTCCCTCGCTCGCGCCCTGCCCCCGCCGCTGCCGGCGCCGCGCGGAGCGGAGCCCGGCGGGCCACGGGCTGCCAGGCGAGGTCCCTCTGCCGAAGGGGGAGGCGGTGGGGGCGCGGCGCGGGCGGGGCGGAGAGGAGAGTCCGGGGGAGGCGGCGAGGCTGC
This Camelus bactrianus isolate YW-2024 breed Bactrian camel chromosome 9, ASM4877302v1, whole genome shotgun sequence DNA region includes the following protein-coding sequences:
- the KCND3 gene encoding A-type voltage-gated potassium channel KCND3 isoform X2; translated protein: MAAGVAAWLPFARAAAIGWMPVANCPMPLAPADKNKRQDELIVLNVSGRRFQTWRTTLERYPDTLLGSTEKEFFFNEDTKEYFFDRDPEVFRCVLNFYRTGKLHYPRYECISAYDDELAFYGILPEIIGDCCYEEYKDRKRENAERLMDDNDSENNQESMPSLSFRQTMWRAFENPHTSTLALVFYYVTGFFIAVSVITNVVETVPCGTVPGSKELPCGERYSVAFFCLDTACVMIFTVEYLLRLFAAPSRYRFIRSVMSIIDVVAIMPYYIGLVMTNNEDVSGAFVTLRVFRVFRIFKFSRHSQGLRILGYTLKSCASELGFLLFSLTMAIIIFATVMFYAEKGSSASKFTSIPASFWYTIVTMTTLGYGDMVPKTIAGKIFGSICSLSGVLVIALPVPVIVSNFSRIYHQNQRADKRRAQKKARLARIRVAKTGSSNAYLHSKRNGLLNEALELMGTPEEEHMGKTASLIESQHHHLLHCLEKTTGLSYLVDDPLLSVRTSTIKNHEFIDEQMFEQNCMESSMQNYPSTRSPSLSSHPGLTTTCCSRRSKKTTHLPNSNLPATRLRSMQELSTIHIQGSEQPSLTTSRSSLNLKADDGLRPNCKTSQITTAIISIPTPPALTPEGESRPPPASPGPNTNIPSIASNVVKVSAL
- the KCND3 gene encoding A-type voltage-gated potassium channel KCND3 isoform X1, coding for MALGTEEGEDSRNHLPVISPLGTASDTFLWWFQGVAELTPSWCAEWLRSGRPRAGVTMAAGVAAWLPFARAAAIGWMPVANCPMPLAPADKNKRQDELIVLNVSGRRFQTWRTTLERYPDTLLGSTEKEFFFNEDTKEYFFDRDPEVFRCVLNFYRTGKLHYPRYECISAYDDELAFYGILPEIIGDCCYEEYKDRKRENAERLMDDNDSENNQESMPSLSFRQTMWRAFENPHTSTLALVFYYVTGFFIAVSVITNVVETVPCGTVPGSKELPCGERYSVAFFCLDTACVMIFTVEYLLRLFAAPSRYRFIRSVMSIIDVVAIMPYYIGLVMTNNEDVSGAFVTLRVFRVFRIFKFSRHSQGLRILGYTLKSCASELGFLLFSLTMAIIIFATVMFYAEKGSSASKFTSIPASFWYTIVTMTTLGYGDMVPKTIAGKIFGSICSLSGVLVIALPVPVIVSNFSRIYHQNQRADKRRAQKKARLARIRVAKTGSSNAYLHSKRNGLLNEALELMGTPEEEHMGKTASLIESQHHHLLHCLEKTTGLSYLVDDPLLSVRTSTIKNHEFIDEQMFEQNCMESSMQNYPSTRSPSLSSHPGLTTTCCSRRSKKTTHLPNSNLPATRLRSMQELSTIHIQGSEQPSLTTSRSSLNLKADDGLRPNCKTSQITTAIISIPTPPALTPEGESRPPPASPGPNTNIPSIASNVVKVSAL